One window of Pseudomonas sp. FP198 genomic DNA carries:
- a CDS encoding amino acid ABC transporter permease has product MNFNWDVFWQYLLQPSEVYLTGLWLTCLISVLAMLLGCALGLAAALLRLSKNPLLHLPVRFYVWLMRGTPLLVQIVFLYTALAAGGIFRFEDIELFGLVVPGNIQAAIIALGLNEGAYMAEIIRAGIGAVDKGQYEAGRSLGMTFAKLMRRIVLPQAFRVIVPPLGNEFNVMLKNTTLVSVIGVQELLLSTQMVTSATFRVFELYLVVAIYFLLLTTLWGFFQRWLEGRFGQSDRPSSPPPASLRMFGRSTLNLLRAR; this is encoded by the coding sequence ATGAACTTCAATTGGGATGTGTTCTGGCAGTACCTGTTGCAGCCCAGTGAGGTGTACCTCACCGGGCTGTGGCTGACCTGCCTGATCAGCGTGCTGGCGATGCTGCTCGGTTGTGCCCTGGGGCTGGCGGCCGCGCTGCTGCGGTTGTCGAAGAACCCGTTGCTGCACCTGCCGGTGCGCTTCTACGTGTGGCTGATGCGCGGTACGCCGTTGCTGGTGCAGATCGTCTTTCTCTACACCGCCCTGGCTGCCGGCGGGATTTTCCGCTTCGAAGACATCGAGCTGTTCGGCCTGGTGGTGCCCGGTAATATCCAGGCGGCGATCATCGCCCTCGGCCTCAACGAGGGCGCCTACATGGCCGAGATCATCCGCGCTGGCATCGGTGCGGTGGACAAGGGCCAATACGAGGCCGGACGTTCCCTGGGCATGACCTTCGCCAAGCTGATGCGCCGCATTGTCTTGCCCCAGGCGTTCCGGGTCATCGTTCCGCCGCTGGGCAACGAGTTCAACGTGATGCTCAAGAACACCACGCTGGTCAGCGTGATCGGCGTGCAGGAGCTGCTGCTCAGTACCCAGATGGTCACGTCGGCGACGTTCCGGGTGTTCGAGTTGTACCTGGTGGTGGCGATCTATTTCCTGCTGCTGACCACCCTGTGGGGCTTTTTCCAGCGCTGGCTGGAGGGCCGTTTCGGCCAGTCGGACCGGCCGTCGTCACCGCCGCCGGCGTCGCTGCGAATGTTCGGTCGCAGCACCTTGAACCTGCTGAGGGCACGTTGA
- a CDS encoding ABC transporter substrate-binding protein: MHKPSLLVAALSLGLCAQWALAAPVVPDRLLKVDKLVYCSGMDSPPLVSFDAAQKPKGLTVDLGLEIAKRLGDKKVEWRVIPFSGLLPALLARQCDMIVDQLFDKPERREVIDIVNYMYSSQAVVVPKGNPKGLKTLQSLSGHKVAVLNGSTIKTLLDAENETLAKAGKPPMKLVVYNTDTDAFQALRISQVDAYGTTVETAGYYAGMAPDLFEEGVPAFSRILTGLGIRKDDPQLTAAVQQIIADMRSDGSYSQLLGKWHVASDTLD; this comes from the coding sequence ATGCATAAGCCTAGCCTGTTGGTCGCCGCTTTATCCTTGGGATTGTGTGCTCAGTGGGCGCTAGCCGCGCCCGTTGTCCCGGATCGCTTGCTCAAGGTCGATAAACTCGTCTATTGCTCGGGCATGGATTCGCCGCCGCTGGTGTCCTTCGATGCGGCGCAGAAACCCAAGGGACTGACCGTGGACCTGGGGCTGGAAATCGCCAAGCGCCTGGGCGACAAGAAGGTCGAATGGCGGGTCATTCCCTTCTCCGGATTGCTTCCGGCGCTGCTGGCCCGGCAGTGCGACATGATCGTCGACCAGCTGTTCGACAAGCCCGAGCGCCGCGAGGTGATCGACATCGTCAACTACATGTATTCCAGCCAGGCGGTGGTGGTGCCCAAGGGCAATCCCAAGGGCCTGAAGACGCTGCAGAGTCTCTCCGGCCACAAGGTCGCGGTACTCAACGGTTCGACCATCAAGACCCTGCTCGACGCCGAAAACGAAACCCTGGCCAAGGCCGGCAAGCCGCCGATGAAGCTGGTGGTCTACAACACCGACACCGATGCCTTCCAGGCCTTGCGCATCAGCCAGGTCGACGCCTACGGCACTACCGTGGAAACCGCCGGTTACTACGCTGGCATGGCCCCTGACCTGTTCGAAGAAGGCGTGCCGGCATTCAGTCGGATTCTCACCGGACTGGGCATCCGCAAGGACGATCCGCAATTGACCGCCGCCGTGCAGCAGATCATCGCTGACATGCGCAGCGACGGCAGCTACAGCCAGTTGCTCGGCAAATGGCATGTCGCCAGCGACACACTGGATTGA
- a CDS encoding GntR family transcriptional regulator: MQFAPTYAERPPITAEEEAYNFLLEAICGGRLRKGDRLIAEDIANEIGMSRMPVREAFRRLDAQGLVTLRPNRGAVVSGLDIDELHEVFEMRSALEGLAVRVATAKIGERQLAALERLLDEMDDYREESAEWVSRHRAFHEYLCSLSGRPRLLKQISALYSLIEAPMRLWLQHVEKPLSARQEHVVILDALRAGDADKAEAVVRAHIEGTVPELIKFLQGKK, from the coding sequence ATGCAGTTTGCTCCGACCTATGCTGAACGTCCGCCAATCACCGCCGAGGAAGAGGCCTACAACTTTTTGCTGGAGGCCATATGCGGTGGTCGCCTGCGCAAGGGCGATCGGCTGATCGCCGAGGACATTGCCAACGAGATCGGCATGAGCCGCATGCCGGTGCGCGAAGCCTTCCGCCGTCTGGATGCCCAGGGCCTCGTCACCCTGCGGCCGAACCGCGGGGCGGTCGTCAGTGGTCTGGACATCGACGAACTGCACGAAGTCTTCGAAATGCGCAGCGCACTGGAAGGCCTGGCAGTGCGTGTCGCGACAGCGAAGATCGGTGAGCGTCAATTGGCGGCCCTGGAGCGCCTGCTGGACGAGATGGACGATTACCGCGAAGAGAGCGCCGAGTGGGTCAGCCGCCACCGCGCGTTCCATGAATATCTGTGCAGCCTCAGCGGTCGCCCGCGCTTGTTGAAGCAGATCAGCGCCCTGTATTCGCTGATCGAGGCGCCGATGCGCCTGTGGTTGCAGCATGTCGAAAAGCCCTTGAGCGCGCGCCAGGAGCACGTCGTGATCCTCGACGCCCTCCGCGCGGGCGACGCGGATAAGGCCGAGGCGGTGGTGCGCGCGCATATCGAAGGCACCGTTCCCGAACTGATCAAGTTTCTGCAAGGGAAAAAATAA
- a CDS encoding helix-turn-helix domain-containing protein has translation MFAETRTFHDPQQHAGSILGWQQVYDQLGRGCLSSELRQVCAERFQIFQEVLDKRVVQRGCAPKGRLCIAMSLGNAPVVQGQQVGAQSVVLLRDGEDFVLHAPEGTHFFAANVDTVRFARLAAHELPDEQLKRLKNESQISVNEAVLARVRQQIQPLFRHMLEQADAINPATEKILEDVLLNAFLDLFSHASDEARGRRGNFAVNAYLVKRCQELVVASADAPLSILDLCEQLRVSRRTLQNSFQAVTGMRPLEYLRNLRLNAVRRRLISTRAAALNVSEIAVAMGFFHLSHFAAHYRALFGESPSDTPRAKA, from the coding sequence ATGTTCGCCGAAACCCGTACCTTCCATGACCCTCAGCAACACGCCGGTTCGATCCTGGGCTGGCAACAGGTCTACGACCAGCTCGGCCGTGGGTGCCTTTCCAGCGAGCTGCGACAGGTGTGCGCCGAGCGCTTCCAGATTTTCCAGGAAGTGCTGGACAAGCGCGTGGTGCAGCGCGGTTGCGCGCCCAAGGGACGCTTGTGCATTGCCATGTCGCTGGGCAATGCACCGGTGGTCCAGGGCCAGCAAGTGGGGGCGCAGAGTGTCGTGTTGTTGCGCGATGGCGAAGACTTTGTGTTGCACGCCCCCGAAGGCACGCACTTCTTCGCGGCCAACGTCGACACGGTGCGTTTCGCCAGGCTGGCGGCTCATGAGTTGCCGGACGAACAGCTCAAGCGCCTGAAAAATGAATCGCAGATCAGCGTGAATGAAGCGGTGCTGGCAAGGGTTCGGCAGCAGATCCAGCCGCTGTTTCGTCACATGCTGGAACAGGCGGACGCGATCAACCCGGCCACGGAAAAAATCCTCGAGGACGTTCTGCTCAACGCCTTCCTCGATCTGTTCAGCCACGCCTCGGACGAGGCGCGCGGCCGCCGCGGCAATTTTGCCGTCAACGCCTATCTGGTCAAGCGGTGCCAGGAACTGGTGGTTGCCAGCGCGGACGCACCGTTGAGCATCCTGGACCTGTGCGAGCAACTGCGGGTAAGCCGCAGGACCCTGCAGAACAGTTTCCAGGCAGTCACCGGGATGCGTCCGCTGGAGTACCTGCGCAACCTGCGACTCAATGCGGTGCGCCGACGTTTGATCAGCACCCGCGCGGCTGCGCTGAACGTCAGCGAGATTGCCGTGGCGATGGGCTTTTTTCACTTGAGCCATTTTGCCGCGCATTACCGCGCGCTGTTCGGCGAATCGCCCTCGGATACTCCCAGGGCCAAGGCATGA
- a CDS encoding 2-keto-4-pentenoate hydratase, protein MRREDDLLVRLHDAAQAVHALPSLEPQAFDLPKGYALQREALRRRQADGEQLSGWKVAFAGRAAQQRFGLDEPVLGGLTDAMAVEPGSAVALARLIQPKLEIELAFVLGRTLEPGFYSDEDLLAAVSEVAPAFEIADCRWQGWRFGVGAFLADNAAAGLYCLGPRVGFDPDRLCEVNYRLVCDGVSCGEGNVLAREDTPVANLCWLARRLLADGQRVEAGQVVLSGSLLAPLDIRAAEYRLHMLGMELALVFHR, encoded by the coding sequence ATGAGGCGTGAAGATGATCTTTTGGTCCGGCTTCACGACGCCGCGCAGGCGGTACATGCCTTGCCTTCATTGGAACCACAGGCTTTCGATTTACCGAAGGGCTACGCCTTGCAGCGCGAGGCGTTGCGCCGACGCCAGGCCGACGGAGAGCAGTTGAGCGGGTGGAAAGTCGCTTTCGCCGGCCGCGCGGCGCAGCAACGCTTCGGGCTCGATGAGCCGGTATTGGGCGGCTTGACCGATGCCATGGCCGTGGAGCCCGGCAGTGCGGTGGCGCTTGCACGGCTGATCCAGCCGAAGCTGGAAATCGAACTGGCATTTGTCCTCGGGCGTACGCTGGAGCCCGGTTTTTACAGTGACGAGGACCTCCTCGCCGCCGTGTCGGAGGTCGCGCCAGCGTTCGAGATCGCCGATTGCCGCTGGCAGGGCTGGCGTTTCGGTGTCGGCGCGTTCCTGGCCGACAATGCCGCCGCGGGGCTGTACTGCCTGGGCCCACGGGTAGGTTTTGATCCCGACCGACTGTGCGAAGTGAACTATCGCCTGGTGTGTGACGGGGTGTCTTGCGGCGAAGGTAACGTCCTGGCGCGTGAAGACACTCCGGTGGCGAATCTGTGCTGGCTGGCGCGGCGCTTGCTGGCCGACGGGCAGCGCGTTGAGGCGGGGCAGGTGGTGCTTTCCGGGTCTTTATTGGCGCCCCTGGATATCAGGGCCGCTGAATACCGCTTGCACATGCTTGGCATGGAACTGGCTTTGGTTTTCCACCGATAA
- a CDS encoding bifunctional 3-(3-hydroxy-phenyl)propionate/3-hydroxycinnamic acid hydroxylase, with the protein MKQDKTQVVIVGGGPNGITAAHYMGLYGIDCIVLELADGILPYPRAVGMDDEALRVLQGIGIAELAARDMICNVPLRYYNARGVCFAEVKPSAAHYGWPMRNIFMQQLLETTLRAELGRHAGVELRQGHEMLDLEQDEAGVTLQVRDAQGELYQLSAQYVIGADGGRSSVRKKLGIELLGLTHPRKWVVVDTANDTLDAPYTALHADPQRPFVCIYLPYQQRRWEFMLLEGEDEARMCEETTIRQLIRGHIGDAVDQLEIIRIRAYTHNSRVAARFVAGRVALVGDAAHISPPWAGQGLNSGLRDVVNVAWKLAAILQGRASPAILASYDQERRGHATDLIALADNMGAVLGLTNPLMAGVRDWLFQAVNSVDNLRSHLLEFKFKPKATITKGLVYHERAELHEDDLVGQLFIQPSIEDAQGQRRQLDEVLGHSYAVLGYRVNPAAHLGEETAAWWARWETRFIQINRSRSGAGRNQPLAAEGALCIEDVDNRLGEWFARVRDCIVVVRPDRFVAAITTPERLDGVLRKLAEQLS; encoded by the coding sequence ATGAAGCAGGACAAAACCCAGGTGGTCATCGTTGGTGGCGGCCCGAACGGGATCACGGCGGCGCATTACATGGGGCTGTACGGGATCGACTGTATCGTCCTTGAACTGGCTGACGGCATCCTGCCGTATCCGCGCGCCGTGGGCATGGACGATGAGGCGCTGCGCGTGCTGCAAGGCATCGGCATTGCCGAACTGGCCGCGCGGGACATGATCTGCAACGTGCCGCTGCGTTACTACAACGCGCGGGGCGTGTGTTTTGCCGAGGTCAAGCCAAGCGCGGCCCATTACGGTTGGCCGATGCGCAATATCTTCATGCAGCAGTTGCTGGAAACGACCTTGCGCGCAGAGCTGGGTCGGCACGCGGGCGTCGAGCTGCGTCAAGGCCATGAAATGCTCGACCTGGAGCAGGATGAAGCGGGCGTGACCTTGCAGGTGCGCGACGCCCAGGGTGAGCTGTATCAGTTGAGCGCACAGTACGTGATCGGTGCCGATGGCGGCCGCTCCAGCGTGCGCAAGAAACTCGGTATCGAGCTGCTGGGGCTGACCCATCCGCGCAAATGGGTGGTGGTCGACACGGCCAACGACACCCTGGATGCGCCGTACACCGCCCTGCATGCCGATCCCCAGCGGCCCTTCGTGTGCATCTATTTGCCGTACCAGCAACGTCGTTGGGAATTCATGCTGCTGGAAGGCGAGGACGAGGCCCGCATGTGCGAAGAAACAACGATCCGGCAGCTGATCCGTGGTCATATCGGCGATGCGGTGGATCAGCTGGAAATCATCCGGATCCGCGCCTACACCCACAACTCGCGAGTGGCGGCGCGGTTTGTCGCCGGCCGCGTGGCGCTGGTGGGCGATGCGGCGCACATTTCCCCGCCCTGGGCCGGGCAGGGACTCAACTCGGGCTTGCGTGACGTGGTCAACGTGGCGTGGAAACTGGCGGCGATCCTCCAGGGCCGGGCATCACCGGCGATTCTCGCCAGTTACGACCAGGAGCGTCGTGGTCATGCGACGGACCTCATCGCGCTGGCCGACAACATGGGCGCGGTCCTCGGCCTGACCAACCCACTGATGGCCGGCGTGCGGGACTGGTTGTTCCAGGCGGTGAACAGCGTCGACAACCTGCGCTCGCACTTGCTGGAGTTCAAGTTCAAACCCAAGGCGACCATCACCAAAGGCCTGGTCTACCACGAGCGCGCCGAGCTGCACGAGGATGACTTGGTCGGACAATTGTTCATCCAGCCTTCAATCGAAGATGCCCAAGGGCAGCGTCGACAGCTGGACGAGGTGCTGGGACATTCCTACGCGGTGCTCGGTTATCGGGTCAATCCGGCCGCGCACCTGGGCGAAGAAACCGCGGCCTGGTGGGCGCGCTGGGAGACGCGCTTCATCCAGATCAATCGTTCGCGCAGTGGCGCGGGGCGCAACCAGCCCTTGGCGGCCGAAGGCGCCCTATGCATTGAAGACGTTGATAATCGTCTGGGTGAGTGGTTTGCCAGGGTGCGCGATTGCATCGTGGTGGTGCGGCCGGATCGGTTTGTCGCGGCGATCACCACGCCCGAGCGGCTTGACGGCGTGTTGCGCAAACTGGCGGAGCAACTGTCATGA
- a CDS encoding alpha/beta fold hydrolase, with protein MSANSQFFTNRTGMRLRYVRWGNPSATPVLLLHGLRSYARTWAPLAAALGEQYACHALDQRGRGESDWAEASSYRTESYVSDLEDWVAHLGLERFVLVGHSLGGANALEYARLNPGRLHALVIEDIGPGSSIRGEGAERIRREMSQTPLVFPDWDSAAQFWRQSRPGLSADALASRLSFSMKQTPTGIEWRHDQKGIAEARLSITPTDLWPAVRALDCPTLFIRGARSDFLPQATLAAMKEANAHVQTAEVADASHYVHDDQGEIFNRIVADYLRGQLHKQLSQATFAKQQKSGE; from the coding sequence ATGTCGGCAAACAGCCAGTTCTTCACCAATCGGACGGGGATGCGCCTGCGTTATGTGCGCTGGGGCAACCCGTCAGCAACTCCGGTGCTGCTGCTCCATGGGCTGCGCTCCTACGCCCGGACCTGGGCGCCGCTGGCCGCTGCGCTGGGCGAGCAGTACGCCTGCCATGCGCTGGATCAGCGCGGCCGTGGCGAGAGTGACTGGGCCGAGGCGTCCAGCTATCGCACCGAGAGTTATGTGAGCGACCTGGAGGATTGGGTGGCTCATCTGGGCCTGGAGCGTTTTGTCCTGGTGGGCCATTCCCTCGGCGGCGCCAATGCGCTGGAGTACGCCCGGCTCAATCCCGGGCGACTGCACGCGCTGGTAATCGAGGACATCGGCCCCGGTTCGTCGATCCGTGGCGAGGGCGCCGAACGTATCCGCCGCGAGATGAGCCAGACGCCGCTGGTGTTTCCCGACTGGGACAGCGCCGCGCAGTTCTGGCGGCAGTCGCGACCAGGTCTGTCGGCCGATGCGCTAGCGTCCCGATTGAGCTTTTCCATGAAGCAGACGCCGACGGGCATCGAATGGCGTCATGATCAGAAGGGCATTGCCGAGGCGCGCCTGAGCATCACCCCGACTGATCTGTGGCCCGCGGTGCGGGCGCTGGACTGCCCGACGCTGTTCATCCGTGGCGCACGTTCGGATTTTCTGCCGCAGGCGACCCTGGCGGCGATGAAAGAAGCCAATGCGCATGTGCAGACAGCAGAAGTCGCCGATGCCAGCCATTATGTCCATGACGACCAGGGCGAAATCTTCAACCGTATCGTCGCGGACTACCTGCGCGGCCAACTTCACAAGCAACTTTCGCAAGCAACTTTCGCAAAACAACAAAAAAGCGGTGAATAG
- a CDS encoding amino acid synthesis family protein: protein MKTANFASYHIRKWYSFVEETLANETGQLADGEPLFKYAIGAVIANPYAGRFSESLVELIEPSPLLGEEFGRRIQALAGERHIISYGKACLVGSQGEYEHGNALLTNPAADPIRLALGGGKSWVPSTGKRGGPGSTIDVPLAHKDALYVRSHYDSISLSFGDGPSADELIIIWAFATRGRLHARLGGLQAADVKGNDGLY from the coding sequence ATGAAAACCGCGAATTTCGCCAGCTACCACATCCGCAAATGGTACAGCTTCGTCGAGGAAACCCTGGCCAACGAAACCGGCCAGCTCGCCGATGGCGAGCCGTTGTTCAAATACGCCATCGGCGCGGTGATCGCCAATCCTTATGCCGGACGCTTCAGCGAGAGCCTGGTCGAGCTGATCGAACCGTCACCGTTGTTGGGCGAGGAATTTGGCCGGCGTATCCAGGCACTGGCGGGCGAGCGGCACATTATCAGCTACGGCAAGGCTTGCCTGGTGGGCAGCCAGGGTGAGTACGAACACGGCAATGCGTTACTGACCAACCCGGCGGCGGACCCGATTCGCCTGGCCTTGGGCGGCGGCAAATCCTGGGTGCCTTCCACCGGCAAGCGCGGTGGGCCTGGTTCGACTATCGATGTGCCGCTGGCCCACAAGGACGCGCTGTATGTGCGTTCGCACTACGACAGCATTTCGCTTTCGTTCGGTGACGGTCCTTCAGCGGACGAGTTGATCATCATCTGGGCCTTCGCCACGCGCGGACGTCTGCATGCGCGTCTTGGCGGCCTCCAGGCAGCGGACGTCAAGGGTAACGACGGCCTGTACTGA
- a CDS encoding VOC family protein translates to MKVEVVRTHLSLFVSDPEVSARWYADVLGMHESARGESWIMMAFGAKHHDIALIRAAPGAHQGGLGLQHYGLEIAGDMTTLRQLYGMLLNKGVEVVKITDHEIGNGVYFNDPDGNRMEFFLESEHDDERGKARFKAAGAPSRHFDLDPL, encoded by the coding sequence ATGAAAGTCGAGGTCGTTCGTACTCATCTATCGCTGTTCGTGAGTGACCCTGAAGTGTCGGCGCGCTGGTACGCCGATGTGTTGGGCATGCATGAAAGTGCCCGCGGTGAAAGCTGGATCATGATGGCCTTCGGTGCCAAGCACCACGACATCGCCCTGATCCGCGCAGCACCGGGGGCCCATCAGGGCGGCCTGGGATTGCAGCACTACGGGCTGGAGATCGCGGGTGACATGACCACCCTGCGCCAGCTCTACGGCATGTTGCTGAACAAGGGCGTCGAGGTGGTGAAAATCACCGATCACGAGATCGGCAACGGCGTGTATTTCAACGACCCCGATGGCAATCGCATGGAATTTTTCCTCGAGTCCGAACACGACGACGAGCGCGGCAAGGCCCGCTTCAAGGCCGCTGGCGCGCCCAGCCGGCACTTCGATCTCGACCCACTTTGA
- a CDS encoding YCF48-related protein, whose translation MSNGTLLVATVGQAVIRSADDGRTWHRLGLGQDLEFDAITRSLSFHPGTPEVIYAGTDVGLCISRDAGGYWQRVDSPFNGETVWKVAVDPQDAQRIFVGTGAPSRAVLWRTLDGGQSWDRAPVEIPEFCDGVSRPRLLAFAYDPTDRNQLWFGLEEGGLFHSRDGGDNWTRVDDRLLWDYNSDVHNILVLPNHGQKVIVVVCVNAVYRSLDEGQTWTGIVARETFGLYYVRAMNAPLGSEDTLYLSISDGTPGTTSKVLVSRDAALSWQVLPLSQQPNSCVWAIAFNPTGPRQIVAGTKYGHLFTSENGGDGWQKQWREFSEIADVLWTPAVAQIKSGHQSIVKKN comes from the coding sequence ATGAGTAACGGAACGCTTTTAGTCGCCACCGTAGGGCAGGCGGTCATCCGCAGCGCCGACGATGGTCGCACCTGGCATCGCCTGGGCCTGGGCCAGGACCTGGAATTCGATGCAATCACCCGGTCCCTGAGTTTCCACCCAGGCACTCCCGAAGTGATCTACGCCGGCACCGACGTCGGCCTGTGCATCAGCCGGGATGCCGGTGGTTATTGGCAGCGGGTGGATTCGCCGTTCAATGGCGAAACCGTCTGGAAGGTCGCCGTGGATCCGCAGGACGCACAACGCATTTTCGTCGGCACCGGCGCGCCTTCCCGGGCGGTGCTGTGGCGCACCCTCGACGGTGGCCAGAGCTGGGATCGTGCCCCGGTTGAGATCCCGGAGTTCTGCGACGGCGTCAGTCGTCCACGCTTGCTGGCCTTCGCCTACGACCCGACGGATCGCAACCAGCTCTGGTTCGGCCTGGAAGAGGGCGGGCTGTTTCACAGCCGCGATGGCGGCGACAACTGGACCCGCGTCGATGACCGCTTGCTGTGGGACTACAACTCGGATGTGCACAACATTCTGGTCCTGCCCAACCATGGGCAAAAAGTCATCGTGGTGGTCTGCGTCAACGCCGTCTACCGCAGCCTCGACGAGGGGCAGACCTGGACCGGCATTGTCGCCCGGGAAACCTTCGGCCTGTATTACGTGCGCGCCATGAATGCGCCGCTGGGCAGCGAGGACACCCTCTACCTGAGCATCTCCGACGGCACGCCAGGCACCACCAGCAAGGTGCTGGTTTCCCGGGACGCGGCCTTGAGTTGGCAAGTGTTGCCGCTGTCGCAACAACCCAACTCGTGTGTCTGGGCGATTGCCTTCAACCCGACTGGCCCGCGCCAGATCGTCGCCGGCACCAAGTACGGACACCTGTTCACCTCCGAGAACGGCGGTGATGGCTGGCAGAAGCAGTGGCGTGAATTCAGCGAAATTGCTGATGTGCTCTGGACGCCCGCCGTGGCGCAGATCAAGTCCGGGCATCAATCCATCGTCAAGAAAAACTGA
- a CDS encoding SDR family NAD(P)-dependent oxidoreductase produces the protein MDLELQGRVAIVTGGGMGIGKEVARFLSQEGCKVVICARRMEYLQQAAEEITAETGNQVLPLFCDTNQMSAVSDMVQAAHKHFGRIDILVNGAAAPSGVVRNDIEHAGDDELLSDLNTKVIGYFRCAKAVTPHMKAGGFGRIINIGGLTGRGSKVLSGMRNLAIAHMTKTLSDQLGPSGITVNLIHPGVVDTPHIQELYEREGVKQGKTPEQVEQGYIDATPIRRTLAPIEMGWLIGFLASPKAGAVTGESIGIDGGLTRGIFI, from the coding sequence ATGGATCTGGAATTGCAAGGCCGCGTGGCAATCGTCACCGGCGGTGGGATGGGCATCGGCAAGGAAGTCGCGCGTTTTCTGTCCCAGGAAGGCTGCAAGGTAGTGATCTGCGCGCGGCGCATGGAGTATCTCCAGCAAGCCGCCGAGGAGATCACCGCCGAAACCGGCAACCAAGTGCTGCCGTTGTTCTGTGACACCAACCAGATGTCGGCCGTGTCCGACATGGTCCAGGCCGCCCACAAGCACTTCGGCCGGATCGACATCCTGGTCAACGGCGCCGCGGCCCCGTCCGGCGTGGTGCGCAACGACATCGAGCATGCCGGCGACGACGAATTGCTCTCGGACCTGAACACCAAGGTGATCGGCTATTTTCGGTGCGCCAAGGCCGTGACCCCGCACATGAAGGCCGGCGGCTTCGGTCGCATCATCAACATCGGTGGCCTGACCGGGCGCGGCAGCAAGGTGCTCTCGGGCATGCGCAACCTGGCCATCGCCCATATGACCAAGACCCTTTCCGATCAGTTGGGCCCATCCGGCATCACCGTCAACCTGATTCACCCCGGCGTGGTGGACACCCCGCACATCCAGGAGCTGTACGAGCGCGAAGGGGTCAAGCAGGGCAAGACGCCTGAGCAGGTGGAGCAGGGCTACATCGACGCGACGCCGATCCGGCGCACCCTGGCGCCGATCGAAATGGGCTGGCTGATCGGTTTCCTCGCGTCCCCCAAGGCCGGCGCGGTGACCGGCGAATCCATCGGCATCGATGGCGGCCTGACCCGTGGCATCTTCATTTGA